In Malus sylvestris chromosome 16, drMalSylv7.2, whole genome shotgun sequence, the following are encoded in one genomic region:
- the LOC126608107 gene encoding uncharacterized protein LOC126608107: MTTSPKKERSSATKTRRRRSLRRELRRSLTPWSTPGPSGLIALPQSPPSPSRRIGAAPSARSTPSLPSRSSGVCDRTNLAIFWWWKNPRREEEEAQNSQKGSQGGGRSRS; the protein is encoded by the exons ATGACGACGAGCCCGAAGAAGGAGAGATCGTCGGCAACCAAGACTCGGCGTCGTCGAAGCCTTCGAAGGGAATTGCGCCGCAGTCTCACGCCCTGGAGCACTCCTGGACCTTCTGGTTTAATAGCCCTGCCGCAAAGTCCGCCAAGTCCAAGCAGGAGGATTGGGGCAGCTCCATCGGCCCGATCTACACCTTCATTACCGTCGAGGAGTTCTGGAG TTTGTGATAGAACAAATTTGGCCATTTTTTGGTGGTGGAAGAACCCTCGcagggaggaggaagaagccCAGAACTCACAGAAGGGCTCTcagggaggaggaagaagccGGTCTTAG
- the LOC126608106 gene encoding transcription factor MYB24-like: MYLGMMAGGHHRGWGMIEDEAWRKGPWTAEEDGLLIEHVRLHGEGRWNSLARLAGLKRNGKSCRLRWVNYLRPELKRGHITPHEESIILDLHARWGNRWSTIARSLPGRTDNEIKNYWRTHFKKRVKAPSDASEGAKTRLLRRQKSHNQQQQQQNLQVDQEVKRIMSLLDENETKLPLYWPHAADHHQEQGFFYSMLDGNIVNVSLPEAASSNEDNFLWDGLWNLNDVHANFINTTRQS; the protein is encoded by the exons ATGTATTTGGGGATGATGGCAGGAGGACATCATAGGGGTTGGGGAATGATAGAAGATGAGGCATGGAGAAAGGGACCTTGGACTGCTGAGGAAGATGGATTGCTCATTGAGCATGTGAGGCTTCATGGTGAAGGCAGATGGAACTCTCTGGCTAGGCTTGCAG GGCTGAAAAGGAATGGAAAGAGCTGCAGATTGAGGTGGGTGAACTATTTGAGGCCAGAACTTAAGAGGGGGCACATAACTCCTCATGAAGAAAGCATCATTCTAGATCTACATGCTAGATGGGGAAACAG GTGGTCGACAATTGCACGAAGTTTGCCTGGAAGGACTGACAATGAGATCAAGAACTACTGGAGGACTCATTTCAAGAAAAGGGTAAAAGCGCCTTCTGATGCCTCCGAAGGGGCCAAAACCCGCCTCTTAAGGAGACAAAAATCCCATAAtcagcagcaacaacaacaaaatttgcAAGTGGATCAAGAAGTGAAAAGAATCATGTCCTTATTGGACGAAAATGAGACTAAACTGCCGTTATATTGGCCTCACGCAGCTGATCATCATCAGGAGCAAGGCTTCTTCTATTCCATGCTCGATGGCAATATTGTCAATGTGTCTTTGCCTGAAGCTGCCTCCAGCAATGAGGACAATTTTCTGTGGGATGGTTTGTGGAACTTAAATGATGTACATGCAAACTTTATTAACACCACCAGGCAAAGCTAG